ATACTCCTGATATTCACAGGATTTATAATACTCGATTTTTAGAGATGTTTGGTCTTTATTTTGTGTCGTTAACAAGTTGCAGGGAGGAGCTACCGGACTTAATGGTAGTCTTGTTCAGACCGAGTGAATCAGATTTATTTTCCTGTGTGCTATCAAGTTGCCCGACTATTGATTCAACCGGCTTTAGCTGAGCTTCTTGTACTCCAGTAAAGCTGCGTTCACTCTGGGGAGAGAATGGTGAGATCGGATCAATCCAAATATTCAATCCCAGGGCTACGAGCAAACCAGCGGCCACAGCAGATCCTGCGATCCGGGTATAGGAAGAACTGTACAATTTGTGCCAGAAAGTTTCCTGATTCATTTCCTCGATCTGGAGCATCAGGTTCTGAGTAAAATCTGGTTTTGCTTTTTTATGAGGGGAATTGTGAAGTTGATCTAAAATTTGGCTAAGGCTTTTGAAGCGTGTGTGACAAGCACTACAAACCGTTAGATGAGCATCGACCCGGGCTCTTATTTCTGGCGAAAGCGAATTTTCCTGATATTCTGTAAACTGTTCAGAAATGTAACTACATTCATTATTCTGCATGCCTAAGATCCTCGATTTGTGATGCTCTTGCGATAGCGTTATTGCTATGGACTACTCCCTAAGGTAACCTAATGTTTCCTGTAATTTCAAACGTGCTCTGTTCACACGTGACTTGACCGTTCCCATTGGAATGTCGAGTATTGTACTGATGTCTTCGTAGGAAAGTTCCTGAATATCTCGCAAAATTATGATCGTCTTAAAAGGTTCCACCAACTGTTTGATGGCTTTCATGATCTCTTCACCGGCATAAGTATTAAAAACAATACCTTCAGTATCTTTGCCAGGGTCCACCGGGGTAAATTCATTGTCTTCGAATGATAGTTGAGACATGGTGAAGGTTTTGCGGCGTTTTCGTTTTCGTAGTTCAGAGCGAGCCAGATTACCAGCGATCGTGTAGATCCAGGTAGAGAATTTAGCGATCTCTCTATAGGCATGCTTTTTCTTGTAGACCTTGAGGAAAGTTTCCTGCACCAGATCTTCAGCATCAGTCATATCATTTAGAAAGCGGTACACAAAGTTGATCAAACGATCTTTATAGCGATCCACCAATTCTACAAAGGCAAGCTCATTCCCACCCTGAAATTCAGCGATGAGTTGTTCATCTGTTTTTTGGATTTTTTCAGCCATTCCTATACAACCTTTGCTACCCAGGTGGAAAATGCCGACAGCATATCCAGGGAGCCTAATCTAAATTGCAGGTCGAGTTTTGCCAATTCACGGGTTGCCAACTGAAGTTCGGCCAATGAATACATACGGGATACTGACTCCAATTTCTTAAGAAAGTAGTAGGAAGTCGTTCCCTGCCCGATGGACTTGCGCGCCTCGAGTGGCTCCCGTAATGCCATGAGTTGAACAAGCCTGTTATATAATACGGCAACCAGGTAAGGAAGACCCTCCTTTCCTTGACGGTGGATCTCGACCAGGGCTTGAATAGCTGTTTGTCGATCACGATTTGAAAATGCTTCAACAAATTGACCGACTTGAGCATTTTCAACAGCACCGGCTATCCGATCGATCAATTCGCGTCCGATGGTCTGCTTGGGATCATCCAGGTATAATGCTAATTTTTCCAACTCATTTTCAATGATAGCCAATTCACCTTTGCTCAATTCGATCAAGCGATAGATGGCTGCTTTATCAAGATCAAGTTCATGGTGCTGGGCCATGGATGCAACAACACGGGGAAGTTCAGCAGGTTCTGGACTATTTATACTAAAAGCCCGGGACACATTCTGGATGGCACCCAGCCATTTTGCTTGTCGGTTATCGCCGATGGAGTAGTGAACCAGTACAATAGTATGAGGTGCCAAATTTTTCAACATATCTGCCAAATTGGTTTTAACCTGAACATTGGCATCTTGAATATCATGGAGCATGATCAAGCTGGCTGATGTAAAGAGCCCGCCCCCTTCCAATAATGAACTAACATCAGTGGCAAGCTTCAGATCAATCCCCCAACGTTGGATATAATCTGCATTTTCACCGAAACGCGTTTTAAAAACAGATTTAAGCGTGGTCAAGAATTGGCGATACAGATATGGATCAGAGCCTCTGGCAAAATAGAGAGATGCCAACTCTCCATTATGCAGGTCAGTCATAACTTGAGATTGATCTGGAAGTTTATTTGAATAGGCTGCCATGTTAGAAGTAGGCCATTCCCAGGAAAGCGATACTGAAGCAGTACCAGGCAAAATAATGAAATTTTCCCCCTTTGAGCAACTGCAGTAACCATTTTAAGCTAAAGAAACCGACAATGAATGAAATGACCAGGCCGATCAGCAGGATCAAACCTTCATCAGCATTGATACCAACCTCCAGCAGGTCTTTAAGCTCAAGAACAGTAGCTGCAAAAATGAGCGGTAAAACCATAATAAAACTGAACCGGGCAGCTTGTTCTTGTTTGATCCCGAGAGCTAAAGCCATGGTGATCGTTGATCCGGATCTGGAGATCCCGGGGATCAGCGCCAAAGCCTGAGCAAGGCCGATCAACAGAGCCTTCTTTAAATCAATTGGTTGGTTGGCTTTCCGATAATATTTTGTTGATAAGAGCATCCCACCAGTAACCAATAAAGCAATGCTCACCTGAACCGGGTCTGAAAACAGGTCACTGATCTGATCCCGTAAGAGCAGGCCTACGATCCCTGCCGGAAGCATCCCAACGATCATGAGCACTGTCAGTTTGAACTCTGAATTTGAATGGAACTCAGCCGACCATTTTTGCGGTGCCAAAAGGCGTGGAAAAAACACGGTTATGAGATTGATGATATCCTGCCAAAATATTACCAGTACGGCAAGAAACGTCCCTAAATGAACGACCAGTTCAAAGGCGATACTATCGGCGAAAGCATGTGAACCCAACAGAGCCTCGCCCAGTACCAGATGACCTGAGCTGGAAACAGGTAAAAACTCAGTTAACCCCTGAACCACTGCTAAAATTGCGGCACTAAAGGGACTCATGTGGGTATCCCGATCACGGACATCATACGGCCGGTAACTCCCTGATCCCGACGATGCGAAAAGAATAGATCGGAATCACGATAGCTGCAATAGGGCAATATCTCTATCTGATCAGCCGGAATACCAAAATTCAGAGCAGTGTCCTTCAAATAATTGTTATTGTCAAAATAGAATCGATCACTGTTGACAGCTTCTTTTAAATAGGTCGCTGGAAACTTGGTAGAGAATTCAGCACCCACTTCAAAATTATCCTGACCCAAGCCTGGACCAATGACCAGATTGATTGAAGCTGGTGTAACGGTGAACGAATCCAGGATCAGCCCTAAGGTTTTTCCAAGGATATCCAGTTCTGACCCCTGCCAACCGGAATGAACTGCAGCCACCAGAGGATACGCTTCAGACCAGATCAGAATGGGAGAACAATCAGCAGTTAAAATACTTAAGTAGACCCCCGGTGTGTCGGTTATCAGAGCATCTCGTGCGCTGTATTTACCTGGATATTTTACGATCTCAATTCCAGCCTGACTGATTTGGACAGGTTGGGCAAGTTGCGATTCAACCGTGTTAAACTGATCCAGAAATAATTGTCGATTTGCTGTGACATTTTGCAGGGAGTCACCTCTGGAAGTAGACATGTTAAGTCCCTGGAAAGGAGCAGAACTCTGCCCTCCCGGGCGAGTGGAAAAACCCAGCATTACTGATTTCGGAACATCCAAATTTTGCGGGCTAAGCACTCTTACTCGATCTCTGATGGGGACTCCATTTCAAGACTATCCAAGCTATCCATGGAGAAGAAGCCAAAATTATCATAATAGCCGGTGAGCTCAAAGCCTTTGTCTACATAATCCATTAGAAATACAAGATCATTCTCACGTCTGGTATTCCCCCCCCACTGTACCTGATGCACCAATCCTTCATAGCCAGGTGAATTGATCAATACTTCCCAGAGTCTACTGCCGGAGCCGCCTGCATATTGAGAAGCATTTAAAACCATGCCCATGGCATCAAACCCCATAAGATCATATTGTTCTGGATGACGATTAAATAGACGGATATACTCATCGGAATATGAGCTGGCAATCTCCTGGAATCCGAGACGGTTCCCCGCAACCAGAGTTAATTCAGGTATATAGCTGGCGTTCTTTTTCAGTATGGCTCTGTCTAGCCAATTCTCGTCTCCAAGAATATGGGTTGTGAGATTATTGCTGGCAAGCTGATACAAAATATAGGGGATACTGCCTTCGTGAATTGGGAAAAACATACCGTCGATATGAGATAACTCAACTTTAAGTGAATCTCCACGAGTGGGTCGTGATTTTCTTAAGATGGGTTGCAATTGTTCTTCATAGATATTGACCGAATCACCCTCAGTGATCATCCCAGTTAATAAAGAATCCAGACGGAGAGAGTCCTCCTGCATTTTCAGATACAATTCTTCGAGACCCTGTTCCCTGATCCTGCGAAAATGAACTTTGGAAAGATCAGTGGGCTCCCCGACATACCATCCCTGATATTGGATCAGTCCACCCAATTCGTCCACCCTGGTGGCAAAATTATCAGCAAATTGCTGTCCGTACTCAGTAGAGGGTGCAATGATAGCAAATGTTTTCATCCCCAGAGTTCTTACTGCATATTCAGCCATGGCAATTGCTTTACGTTCACGAGTGGCTCGAAATTGGAAAATTCCAGTTGAAAGATTTGTCAATTGGTTCTCGGTAGCTGCAGGAGCAATGATGGGAATCTGATGTCCTTCCAACACAGCAGCTGTCCCTTTGATATTCTCATTGGTCAAGGGACCGATCTGAGCAATAATACGGGGGTCATCTCTTACCTGTCTGGCAATTCTAATGCTCTCTGACAATTTACTTCTGTTGTCATAAATGTGCAGATTCACGGATTGACTTGTGCTATCCATATATGTCATGGCGGCATATCTGATCCCGTCCAGAATAGGTGTTCCGATGGTAGTTAGAGCTCCTGACAGCGGTAGAACCACTGCGATATGCAGTGTGTCCGGTTGGAGAGCACCGAATCGATCATATAAATGCATGGCTCGTCTACGTAAATCATCATCCTGGATATAGGGTCTGAGATTAAACAGGATATTCAGGGACTCACTCTGGTTACCGTCCTTTAGAAATCGTTCAGCGACCAACAGGGCCAGGAATTGTCCCGTTCGGTCTATTGATCTGGTGGCCAGTACATGCAGATCATCCACATCACAGACCGTTCCCACCAAAGATTCGGTGTACTCACGAGCAGCCCTGCGGATTTTCTTGTCACGAGTTACAGCTGCTGAACCGGCAAAATTCCAGGCGGCTTCACGAACATCTCCCAGATCCAGATAAATTTCACCCAATAAAAATTGCAGATCATCGAGGTAATCACTAGCTGGAAAAGTTCCTGGAAATTCACGCGCCAACATGAGGGCCCGCTGGTTAAAACCCAGTTTATTATAGCAACGAATACGCATATATGATGAAGCAGATCGTTGTTTATTCAAAGATGCATCTTCATCTGACAGTTCTGCAAATATCCGGAGGGCTTCCCAATAAGAGCCTTGCTCATAAAGATTTACACCTTCCTTAAATTCAGGTCGTGCGCCGAATAGAAGCAAAGGGATGAGTAGAAATAATAGACGATTGAACATTGTTTACTCCACTGTCACGCTTTTAGCCAGGTTTCTGGGCTGATCCACATTACAACCGCGTTCAACTGCTATATAATATGACAATAGTTGAAGCGGGATCACATTCAGGATAGGAGCGGTAAAGGAAAGAGCTGGTGGCACATACAGAACATGGTCAACCACATCTTTAATCCGTGTATCTCCCTGGGTAGCCAAGGCGATCACCCGTCCGTGCCGGGCTTTGACCTCTTCAATATTGCTGAGGATCTTATCATAGGTCTTATCCTGAGGGGCAATGGCTACAATGGGCATGGACTTATCGATCAAGGCAATGGGACCATGCTTCATTTCAGCTGCAGGATACCCTTCAGCATGGATGTAAGAGATCTCCTTGAGTTTCAAGGCACCTTCCAGTGCAACCGGAAAATTCACACCCCTGCCCAGATATAGAAAATTAGAGGCATCAGCATACAATTTGGCAATTTCAGCGATCTGATCAGCCTGTTTCAAGATCCACCCCACATCTTCAGGTAGACGCTGCATAGCCTGGGCAATCTCATGCCCATCAGCATCACTCATGCCCATCAGTCGAGCCAGTTTCAGCGTTAACAAAGAAAGGACAGTTACCTGCGAAGTAAATGCTTTGGTAGAGGCGACACCGATCTCAGGGCCGGCATGGATATAGACTCCTGCTTCGGTTTCCCGAGCAATGGAGCTACCCACAACATTACAGATACCCAGAACCGTAGCATTACGATTTTTGGCTTCCTGAATAGCTGCCAGGGTGTCTGCCGTTTCGCCGGATTGACTGATAGCGAAAACTATGGATTTAGCATCAACCAGAGGTTCACGATAGCGAAATTCACTGGCATATTCCACTTCAGCAGGCAGGCGGGCAAACTGCTCGAACATCATTTCACCAATGAGGCCGGCATGCCAGGAGGTTCCACAAGCTGTAAAATAGCGTTGATCGGCATGGAGAATGGATCCAATCATGTGATTGATGCCTCCCAGGTGGGCATTACCCTCCTCAGGCAACAAACGACCACGCATGGCATCGTGAATAGTATCGGGTTGACTGAAGATTTCCTTGAGCATGAAATGCTCATAACCACTTTTTTCGATCTCCTCCAGATCGAAGGTGATTTTGTGAATCTTTTTTGCTATCTGATGCTGATCACTGGAATAGGTTTTAATACCGTCCGGGGTCAAAACACCGATCTCCTCATTGTCCAGATAGATCACATCTTTGGAATATTTTAAAATTGCCGCCACATCAGAAGCGACAAAATATTCATCCTCTCCAACAGCCATGATCAGAGGAGCCCCTTTACGGGTACAAACAATTTTTTCTGGCTCATCTGCATGGATAATTGCCACCCCATAAGCACCCACAACATGTGAGAGGGCTTCTCGAACTGCGGATTCAAGATTACCATGATAAGCTTGGCTGATTAAAGCTACGACTACTTCTGTATCAGTATCACTGCTGAATTCATAACCATTGCTGACAAGTTCACTTTTAAGGATCTGATAATTCTCAATGATACCATTATGAACAATGGCCACCTTGCCATCCTGGCTAACATGGGGATGGGCGTTGTGCATAGTAGGTGGACCATGAGTTGCCCACCGGGTATGGCCAATACCCACTTGACTACTGATCTGCTTTTGAGCAAGAGCTCCCTGGAGTTCGCTTACTTTCCCAGTGACCTTTTCAAGACCAATACCACTCCTCTGCAAGAGGGCAATTCCGCATGAATCATAACCCCGGTATTCCAGGCGCTGCAGGCCTTCAATGACTACTGGAACAGCATTATTATGACCGATGTATCCTACTATACCACACATGGTTTCACTCTACTATTTATCCTCATTCATCAAGTTTACATTAACCATACATCAACACTGCTTAAATCTGGCTCCAGTCTCTTTTGCAATCCATTGTTCCCGTCTTCGATCTAAGAATTAAGGTCGGGATGTAGCAATCCGGGATCCGAGATAGCTTTGTCGTTTCTCTCCTCGCAAAGACTAGAATTAATTGTCTCAAACGACAAAATAATTAGCGTGGACTTATGCATAAAACTAAACAAGAAGTTCAATGCTACTCCCACTCAATAGTTCCTGGGGGTTTGGAGGTTATATCATAAACAACCCGATTAACGCCACTTACGGAATTTACGATCTTGCTGGAAACCTCAGCGAGGATTTCGTAGGGAATTCTAACCCAGTCTGCAGTCATGCCATCCATACTATGGACAGCCCGGATCGCCAACACATTCTCATAGGTTCGTTTATCTCCCATAACGCCAACGGTCTGTAAGGGAAGAAGTACAGTGAAAGCCTGCCAGATCTTGTCATACCAATCGGTTTCGTACAGCGTTTCAATGAAGATTTTATCTGCTGCTTTCAAAACTTCCAGACGATCTTTGCTGACACCTCCCAAACATCTTACTGCCAGTCCCGGACCGGGAAAGGGGTGACGTCCAATGATCTTGGCCGGCACATTCAGGACTCTGCCAACGGCCCGCACTTCATCTTTAAATAGCTCTTTGAAGGGCTCTATGATCTTGAGAGTCATTTCTTCAGGTAAACCGCCCACATTATGATGACTTTTTATCATTACTGCATGCCCTGAAACCGCGCCACTTTCAATAACATCCGGATACAGAGTGCCCTGGGCTAAGTATTCAATATTTTCAAAGGATCTGGCCACTTCTTCAAAAGATTCGATAAAAACCCGACCAATGATCTTACGTTTCTGTTCAGGTTCTTTTACTCCGGCCAATTCTGCAAGAAATTCCCGGGAATAATCATGTTGAAATATCTTGATGTGAGAGGCTTCAAAGAGCGCTTTAACCTCAGCAGGTTCATTTGCTCTCAGCAAACCGTTGTCGATAAAGACCGGAAGACAATTATCGCCAATTGCCTCATGCATTAGAAAGGCTAAAACAGATGAATCCACACCACCACTCAAACCCAGTAAAACTCTACGATCCCCCACTGTTTCACGAATTTGTTGGACTGTATCCTTCACAAAACTGGAGGAGGTCCAATCTCGATTGAATCCAGCGATTCTAAACAAAAAGTTGCTGATAATGGTCTGACCCTGAACTGTATGGTTTACCTCGGGATGGAATTGGACACCGTAATGAGGTTGGGTTCGGTGGGCGATCCCGGCGATCAGTTCACCGGAAGAACGGGCGATGACCTGGAATTCATGAGGAATTGATTCGACATGATCGCCATGACTCATCCAGACCTGGGATCCTGCAGAGACGCCTTCAAACAGGGGTGTCTCAACAGGAAAGTGAATTCCCATGGGACCGTATTCACGCGTGATCCCCGGTTCAACATTACCTTTATAATGCCGTGCAATGAGCTGTAATCCATAGCAAACACCCAGGATAGGAAGTCCCAGGTCAAACACACCGGGATCAATCTGGGGGGCGCCCTCTTCAAAGCTGCTATTCGGGCCACCGGACAGGACAAGCGCTTTGGCTCCTATTTCCTGGATCGCCTCAGCTGTAATATCAGAATGAACGATTCGACAGTAAACCTGTTCTTCGCGAATACGCCGAGCGATCAGCTGGGTATACTGTGATCCAAAATCCAGAATCAGCACTAACTCATGCATGAGGACCTCCTGAAAATATCCTCGCGCAGAGTACGCAAAGTGTTTTTATGCATGGACGAATAGATCGGTCTCATTGCAGTATTTCTTAATTGCCTGTTCAATGGAGTGGGGTTACCCAAGTTCCAGTTTCCAGGATCGCAGGGATTCCAGAAAGCTGTGGTTGGTAAGTTCATAATAGAGAGGAGTAATGGAAACCCAGCCTGATCTAATGGCATTCTCATCCAGATCCGGATCAGAATCCTGATAGATTCGAGTGCCTGAAAGCCAGTAATAAACCCGCTTCCGTGGATCCTCTCGACGTTCCAATTTCTCTTCATAGGTACCACTTCCCTGTCGGGTGATACACATGCCCTGAAAAGCACTGAGAGCTCCTTTCGGCACGTTAACGTTCAGCAGGGTACCTTGGGGTAAACCTTCATTAAGAATTCTATTCACCATGATCTGGGCGATCTCCGCAGCCGCCGAAAAATCTTTTTGCGAAAAAGAATTCAAAGATATGGCCATTGCAGGAATGCCCAGGATGGTACCTTCGTATGCGGCCGACACGGTACCCGAATAGATGATATCCACACCAACGTTGGCTCCCTGATTGATTCCGGATATTACCAGGTCAGGTCGGGGTATCAAGTGACCATTGATAGCCAACTTGACACAATCAGCCGGAGTGCCCCCTATTCCCCAACCATAGTGAGTATCGTTTCTAAATATCTCTGTTACTTTCAGGGGATCCGAGATGGTAATGGCATGTCCCATGGCACTCATTTCAGAGATGGGAGCTACGATATAGATCTCAGCCTGATCAGCAAGTATTTCGGCTAAAGCAAGGATACCGGGAGCATTTATTCCGTCATCATTGGTTAGCAGGATCTTAGGTTTAGACATGTAGGATCTCGAGAATTTCAGTCATCTTATTTTTCAGGTCATCCCGAGCAACGATCATATCCAGGAAGCCCTTTTCCAGCAGAAATTCAGCTCGTTGAAAACCTTCTGGCAAATCAGCGCCGATGGTCTGCTTAATCACCCGAGGACCGGCAAAACCGATCAAGGCACCTGGTTCAGCCATATTGACATCGCCGAGCATGGCAAAGCTGGCTGTCACACCGCCAGTGGTTGGATCGGTCATTAAAGAAATGTAAGGAACTTTAGCTTCGGCCAAC
This genomic interval from Candidatus Neomarinimicrobiota bacterium contains the following:
- the holA gene encoding DNA polymerase III subunit delta, whose amino-acid sequence is MPGTASVSLSWEWPTSNMAAYSNKLPDQSQVMTDLHNGELASLYFARGSDPYLYRQFLTTLKSVFKTRFGENADYIQRWGIDLKLATDVSSLLEGGGLFTSASLIMLHDIQDANVQVKTNLADMLKNLAPHTIVLVHYSIGDNRQAKWLGAIQNVSRAFSINSPEPAELPRVVASMAQHHELDLDKAAIYRLIELSKGELAIIENELEKLALYLDDPKQTIGRELIDRIAGAVENAQVGQFVEAFSNRDRQTAIQALVEIHRQGKEGLPYLVAVLYNRLVQLMALREPLEARKSIGQGTTSYYFLKKLESVSRMYSLAELQLATRELAKLDLQFRLGSLDMLSAFSTWVAKVV
- the glmS gene encoding glutamine--fructose-6-phosphate transaminase (isomerizing); the protein is MCGIVGYIGHNNAVPVVIEGLQRLEYRGYDSCGIALLQRSGIGLEKVTGKVSELQGALAQKQISSQVGIGHTRWATHGPPTMHNAHPHVSQDGKVAIVHNGIIENYQILKSELVSNGYEFSSDTDTEVVVALISQAYHGNLESAVREALSHVVGAYGVAIIHADEPEKIVCTRKGAPLIMAVGEDEYFVASDVAAILKYSKDVIYLDNEEIGVLTPDGIKTYSSDQHQIAKKIHKITFDLEEIEKSGYEHFMLKEIFSQPDTIHDAMRGRLLPEEGNAHLGGINHMIGSILHADQRYFTACGTSWHAGLIGEMMFEQFARLPAEVEYASEFRYREPLVDAKSIVFAISQSGETADTLAAIQEAKNRNATVLGICNVVGSSIARETEAGVYIHAGPEIGVASTKAFTSQVTVLSLLTLKLARLMGMSDADGHEIAQAMQRLPEDVGWILKQADQIAEIAKLYADASNFLYLGRGVNFPVALEGALKLKEISYIHAEGYPAAEMKHGPIALIDKSMPIVAIAPQDKTYDKILSNIEEVKARHGRVIALATQGDTRIKDVVDHVLYVPPALSFTAPILNVIPLQLLSYYIAVERGCNVDQPRNLAKSVTVE
- a CDS encoding polyphenol oxidase family protein, which encodes MLGFSTRPGGQSSAPFQGLNMSTSRGDSLQNVTANRQLFLDQFNTVESQLAQPVQISQAGIEIVKYPGKYSARDALITDTPGVYLSILTADCSPILIWSEAYPLVAAVHSGWQGSELDILGKTLGLILDSFTVTPASINLVIGPGLGQDNFEVGAEFSTKFPATYLKEAVNSDRFYFDNNNYLKDTALNFGIPADQIEILPYCSYRDSDLFFSHRRDQGVTGRMMSVIGIPT
- a CDS encoding penicillin-binding protein activator; amino-acid sequence: MFNRLLFLLIPLLLFGARPEFKEGVNLYEQGSYWEALRIFAELSDEDASLNKQRSASSYMRIRCYNKLGFNQRALMLAREFPGTFPASDYLDDLQFLLGEIYLDLGDVREAAWNFAGSAAVTRDKKIRRAAREYTESLVGTVCDVDDLHVLATRSIDRTGQFLALLVAERFLKDGNQSESLNILFNLRPYIQDDDLRRRAMHLYDRFGALQPDTLHIAVVLPLSGALTTIGTPILDGIRYAAMTYMDSTSQSVNLHIYDNRSKLSESIRIARQVRDDPRIIAQIGPLTNENIKGTAAVLEGHQIPIIAPAATENQLTNLSTGIFQFRATRERKAIAMAEYAVRTLGMKTFAIIAPSTEYGQQFADNFATRVDELGGLIQYQGWYVGEPTDLSKVHFRRIREQGLEELYLKMQEDSLRLDSLLTGMITEGDSVNIYEEQLQPILRKSRPTRGDSLKVELSHIDGMFFPIHEGSIPYILYQLASNNLTTHILGDENWLDRAILKKNASYIPELTLVAGNRLGFQEIASSYSDEYIRLFNRHPEQYDLMGFDAMGMVLNASQYAGGSGSRLWEVLINSPGYEGLVHQVQWGGNTRRENDLVFLMDYVDKGFELTGYYDNFGFFSMDSLDSLEMESPSEIE
- a CDS encoding sigma-70 family RNA polymerase sigma factor: MAEKIQKTDEQLIAEFQGGNELAFVELVDRYKDRLINFVYRFLNDMTDAEDLVQETFLKVYKKKHAYREIAKFSTWIYTIAGNLARSELRKRKRRKTFTMSQLSFEDNEFTPVDPGKDTEGIVFNTYAGEEIMKAIKQLVEPFKTIIILRDIQELSYEDISTILDIPMGTVKSRVNRARLKLQETLGYLRE
- the uppP gene encoding undecaprenyl-diphosphatase UppP — its product is MSPFSAAILAVVQGLTEFLPVSSSGHLVLGEALLGSHAFADSIAFELVVHLGTFLAVLVIFWQDIINLITVFFPRLLAPQKWSAEFHSNSEFKLTVLMIVGMLPAGIVGLLLRDQISDLFSDPVQVSIALLVTGGMLLSTKYYRKANQPIDLKKALLIGLAQALALIPGISRSGSTITMALALGIKQEQAARFSFIMVLPLIFAATVLELKDLLEVGINADEGLILLIGLVISFIVGFFSLKWLLQLLKGGKFHYFAWYCFSIAFLGMAYF
- a CDS encoding zf-HC2 domain-containing protein — translated: MQNNECSYISEQFTEYQENSLSPEIRARVDAHLTVCSACHTRFKSLSQILDQLHNSPHKKAKPDFTQNLMLQIEEMNQETFWHKLYSSSYTRIAGSAVAAGLLVALGLNIWIDPISPFSPQSERSFTGVQEAQLKPVESIVGQLDSTQENKSDSLGLNKTTIKSGSSSLQLVNDTK
- the surE gene encoding 5'/3'-nucleotidase SurE, whose product is MSKPKILLTNDDGINAPGILALAEILADQAEIYIVAPISEMSAMGHAITISDPLKVTEIFRNDTHYGWGIGGTPADCVKLAINGHLIPRPDLVISGINQGANVGVDIIYSGTVSAAYEGTILGIPAMAISLNSFSQKDFSAAAEIAQIMVNRILNEGLPQGTLLNVNVPKGALSAFQGMCITRQGSGTYEEKLERREDPRKRVYYWLSGTRIYQDSDPDLDENAIRSGWVSITPLYYELTNHSFLESLRSWKLELG
- the guaA gene encoding glutamine-hydrolyzing GMP synthase, with protein sequence MHELVLILDFGSQYTQLIARRIREEQVYCRIVHSDITAEAIQEIGAKALVLSGGPNSSFEEGAPQIDPGVFDLGLPILGVCYGLQLIARHYKGNVEPGITREYGPMGIHFPVETPLFEGVSAGSQVWMSHGDHVESIPHEFQVIARSSGELIAGIAHRTQPHYGVQFHPEVNHTVQGQTIISNFLFRIAGFNRDWTSSSFVKDTVQQIRETVGDRRVLLGLSGGVDSSVLAFLMHEAIGDNCLPVFIDNGLLRANEPAEVKALFEASHIKIFQHDYSREFLAELAGVKEPEQKRKIIGRVFIESFEEVARSFENIEYLAQGTLYPDVIESGAVSGHAVMIKSHHNVGGLPEEMTLKIIEPFKELFKDEVRAVGRVLNVPAKIIGRHPFPGPGLAVRCLGGVSKDRLEVLKAADKIFIETLYETDWYDKIWQAFTVLLPLQTVGVMGDKRTYENVLAIRAVHSMDGMTADWVRIPYEILAEVSSKIVNSVSGVNRVVYDITSKPPGTIEWE